A window from Bacteroidota bacterium encodes these proteins:
- a CDS encoding peptidase S9, with translation MSASFADRLLVPLRSLTLLLLAVACALPLVPAADAQYFGRNKVQYDDFDFQVLETEHFDIYYYGDMEQAARDAARMAERWYTRLSGILDHEFDERKTIIFYADDADFRQTNVIGGLISDGVAGVTEGLKQRIVMPFGASYAQTDHVLGHELVHQFQYDIAQRGGTFGNFVRMPLWVVEGFAEYLSVGREDAHTTMWMRDAVVRDNFPTLEQLSTDPRFFPYRYGQAFWAFIGGTYGDEAASDLFKRGLSMPFDSALVSVTGLGPDEFSARWADQVAEAYLPVAADRTIPYGPDLVAIDPERYPRLDSLQLADAPGARTLARDIDAGDTNVSPVLSPDGRYVAFLSERDLFGIDLYLGDAQTGEVIKKLESVGTSAHFDALRFISSAGTWSPDGTRFAYVVFAEGDNEIAVLDVASRDVVQRLKVDGVTAIKDPAWGPDGETIAFTGRKGGVSNLYTVTVDGGQARQLTNDRYTELQAQWSPDGQTLVYATDEVPETSFERLRFGPMRLALLDVESGEQTLLPHFDGAKHINPQWSPDGRSIYFVSNPDGVSNVYRYAFENRISGDTATAEDGSATEATVYRVTNLVSGVSGITFLSPALTVAQQTGRLMYSAFEAQGYSVYTIEADDTQGEPFARTESDTDAPPMAALLVPTGAQNRSKVDGYLADVLDGLPDTREFPSRGYSPKLTLDYVSQPNVGIGYSTGFGVGVGGGIFMLFTDQLGNHQLGITALANGTFKDIGGQVQYINQANRLNYGGQLSHIPFLRVGIIPDDDVPRPTRLYDRTYYTQVGGLASYPLSTTRRFQASAGYTRIARELEFDDFRPDGSVRRRDATEAFGLAGFDALHLGQVGGAYVGDYSFFGFTGPVRGGRYFLGAEGTAGSLQFASVTADYRRYLYVSSLQTTLAVRGLHLGRYGADAGNGALRPYFLGFDFRYGPLVRGYSVGSFSNTNAGNDEYGRLQDALFGNRVAAVNAEVRVPLLGTSDFGLLNFPYIPTTLIFFGDAAVSWGRQSFPSTLGGTASVGNAFGDIQPLFSAGVSTRVNLLGAIILEPYFAIPFSRGDRQTVWGLSFLPGW, from the coding sequence ATGTCTGCCTCTTTCGCTGACCGTCTCCTCGTCCCGTTGCGCTCGCTCACGCTGCTGCTCCTCGCCGTTGCGTGCGCGCTCCCGCTCGTCCCGGCCGCCGACGCGCAGTACTTCGGCCGCAACAAGGTCCAGTACGACGACTTCGATTTCCAGGTGCTCGAAACCGAGCACTTCGACATCTACTACTACGGCGACATGGAGCAGGCGGCCCGCGACGCCGCCCGGATGGCCGAGCGGTGGTACACGCGCCTCTCCGGCATCCTCGACCACGAGTTCGACGAGCGCAAGACGATCATCTTCTACGCCGACGACGCCGACTTCCGGCAGACAAACGTCATCGGCGGGCTGATCTCGGACGGCGTCGCTGGCGTCACGGAGGGGCTCAAGCAACGCATCGTGATGCCGTTCGGCGCGAGCTACGCGCAGACGGACCACGTCCTCGGGCACGAACTCGTCCACCAGTTCCAGTACGACATCGCGCAGCGCGGCGGCACGTTCGGCAACTTCGTCCGCATGCCGCTGTGGGTGGTCGAGGGCTTCGCGGAGTACCTCTCCGTCGGCCGCGAGGACGCCCACACGACGATGTGGATGCGCGACGCCGTCGTCCGGGACAACTTCCCGACGTTGGAGCAGCTCTCCACCGACCCGCGCTTCTTCCCCTATCGCTACGGCCAGGCCTTCTGGGCGTTTATCGGCGGCACCTACGGCGACGAGGCCGCCTCGGACCTCTTCAAGCGCGGCCTCTCGATGCCGTTCGACTCGGCGCTCGTCTCCGTGACGGGCCTCGGCCCCGACGAGTTCTCCGCGCGCTGGGCCGACCAGGTCGCCGAGGCCTACCTCCCTGTCGCCGCCGACCGTACGATCCCTTACGGACCGGACCTCGTGGCCATCGACCCGGAGCGCTATCCGCGCCTCGACTCGCTCCAGCTCGCCGACGCTCCCGGTGCGCGCACCCTCGCCCGTGACATCGACGCCGGCGACACCAATGTCTCGCCGGTGCTCTCACCCGACGGCCGCTACGTGGCCTTCCTCTCCGAGCGCGACCTCTTCGGCATCGACCTCTACCTCGGCGACGCGCAGACTGGCGAAGTCATCAAGAAGCTCGAATCCGTCGGCACGAGCGCCCACTTCGACGCGCTCCGCTTCATCAGTTCCGCCGGCACCTGGAGCCCCGACGGCACCCGCTTCGCCTACGTGGTTTTCGCCGAGGGCGACAACGAGATCGCCGTCCTCGACGTGGCCAGCCGCGACGTGGTGCAACGCCTCAAGGTCGACGGCGTGACGGCGATCAAGGACCCGGCGTGGGGCCCCGACGGCGAGACGATCGCGTTCACGGGCCGCAAGGGTGGTGTCTCGAACCTCTACACTGTGACCGTGGACGGCGGCCAGGCCCGCCAGCTCACCAACGACCGCTACACCGAGCTTCAGGCGCAGTGGAGCCCCGACGGCCAGACCCTGGTCTACGCGACCGACGAGGTGCCGGAGACCTCGTTCGAGCGGCTGCGCTTTGGCCCGATGCGCCTGGCGCTGCTGGACGTGGAATCGGGTGAGCAGACGCTGCTGCCCCACTTCGATGGGGCCAAGCACATCAACCCACAGTGGAGCCCCGACGGGCGCAGCATCTACTTCGTCAGCAATCCCGACGGCGTCTCGAACGTCTATCGGTATGCCTTCGAGAACCGCATCTCGGGCGACACGGCCACGGCCGAAGACGGCAGTGCCACGGAGGCGACGGTCTACCGCGTGACGAACCTCGTCTCGGGGGTCAGCGGGATCACCTTCCTGAGCCCGGCCCTCACGGTGGCGCAGCAGACCGGCCGCCTGATGTACTCGGCTTTCGAGGCGCAGGGCTACAGCGTGTACACGATCGAGGCCGACGACACGCAGGGCGAGCCCTTCGCCCGCACCGAGAGCGACACGGACGCTCCGCCCATGGCGGCGCTGCTCGTCCCCACGGGCGCGCAGAACCGGAGCAAGGTGGATGGCTACCTCGCCGACGTGCTCGACGGCCTCCCTGACACGCGCGAATTCCCGTCGCGCGGCTACTCGCCCAAGCTCACGCTCGACTATGTGAGCCAGCCCAACGTGGGCATCGGCTACAGCACCGGCTTCGGCGTGGGCGTGGGCGGCGGCATCTTCATGCTCTTTACCGACCAGCTTGGCAATCACCAGCTCGGCATCACAGCGCTTGCCAACGGCACCTTCAAGGACATCGGCGGGCAGGTGCAGTACATCAACCAGGCCAACCGCCTCAACTACGGCGGGCAGCTCTCGCACATCCCGTTCCTGCGCGTCGGCATCATCCCCGACGACGACGTGCCGCGCCCGACGCGGCTCTACGACCGCACCTACTACACCCAGGTGGGCGGCCTCGCCTCCTACCCGCTCTCGACGACCCGCCGCTTCCAGGCGTCGGCCGGCTACACCCGGATCGCGCGCGAGTTGGAATTCGACGACTTCAGGCCAGACGGCAGCGTCCGCCGCCGCGACGCGACCGAAGCGTTCGGCCTCGCAGGGTTCGACGCGCTCCACCTCGGCCAGGTCGGCGGCGCCTACGTGGGCGACTACTCGTTCTTCGGCTTCACCGGCCCCGTTCGTGGCGGGCGCTACTTCCTCGGAGCCGAGGGCACGGCGGGCTCGCTCCAGTTTGCCTCCGTCACCGCGGACTACCGTCGCTACCTCTACGTGTCGAGCCTCCAGACGACGCTGGCGGTACGCGGGCTCCACCTCGGCCGGTACGGTGCCGACGCGGGCAACGGCGCCCTGCGGCCCTACTTCCTCGGGTTCGACTTCCGGTATGGCCCGCTCGTGCGCGGCTACTCGGTGGGCTCCTTCAGCAACACCAACGCGGGCAACGACGAGTATGGACGGCTCCAGGACGCTCTCTTCGGCAACCGGGTGGCAGCCGTCAACGCGGAGGTGCGCGTCCCGCTGCTGGGCACCTCGGACTTCGGCCTGCTCAACTTCCCGTACATCCCGACCACGCTCATCTTCTTCGGCGACGCGGCGGTCTCGTGGGGGCGGCAGTCGTTCCCGAGCACGCTCGGCGGTACGGCCTCCGTCGGCAATGCCTTCGGGGACATCCAGCCACTCTTCAGCGCGGGGGTTTCCACCCGCGTCAACCTGCTCGGCGCGATCATCCTGGAGCCCTACTTCGCCATTCCCTTCTCCCGTGGAGACCGGCAGACGGTCTGGGGCCTGAGCTTCCTACCAGGCTGGTAG
- a CDS encoding quinone-dependent dihydroorotate dehydrogenase, whose translation MYRALRSLLFRLDAEWAHHAGMAAAGLGQQVPGVIRRLFAFDDARLAQTLWPERGGLRFRNPVGLAAGFDKNAERVPFWDALGFGFVEVGSVTARSSDGNPTPRAFRLPDDGALVNRMGLNNDGAAAIAARLASTALPDRFVLGVNVAKTHSPDILGDAALDDFATSVRYVARHAAYLALNVSCPNTAEGKTFEEPDALNGLLTRVLAVLDDLGVRPPVLVKFSPPTLADGAPDFGGVDELVALCLRHGVDGFIATNTASDRAGLTTDAATLAEIGRGGLSGAPLQARSTALVRRLYQCTDGAVPIIGVGGVDSSAAAYEKICAGASLVALYTGLVYEGPGLVGRINRDLVRFLDRDGFGTIAEAVGASV comes from the coding sequence ATGTATCGCGCCCTCCGCTCTCTCCTCTTCCGCCTCGATGCTGAGTGGGCGCACCATGCTGGCATGGCAGCCGCAGGGCTTGGGCAGCAGGTCCCCGGCGTGATCCGTCGCCTGTTCGCGTTCGACGATGCGCGGCTCGCCCAGACGCTGTGGCCTGAGCGCGGCGGCCTGCGCTTCCGCAACCCCGTCGGCCTCGCGGCCGGCTTCGACAAGAACGCGGAGCGGGTGCCGTTCTGGGACGCGCTCGGCTTCGGCTTCGTCGAGGTCGGTTCGGTCACGGCCCGTTCTAGCGACGGCAACCCGACCCCACGCGCCTTCCGGCTGCCCGACGACGGTGCCCTCGTCAACCGGATGGGCCTCAACAACGACGGCGCCGCGGCCATCGCCGCGCGGCTAGCCTCGACGGCGCTTCCCGACCGCTTCGTGCTCGGCGTGAACGTCGCCAAGACCCACAGCCCGGATATCCTCGGCGACGCCGCCCTCGACGACTTTGCTACGTCCGTGCGGTACGTCGCGCGGCACGCGGCCTACCTCGCGCTCAACGTCTCATGCCCCAACACGGCTGAGGGCAAAACCTTCGAAGAGCCCGACGCGCTCAACGGGCTCCTCACACGCGTGCTGGCCGTGCTCGACGACCTCGGCGTGCGCCCGCCCGTCCTCGTCAAGTTCTCGCCGCCGACGCTTGCGGACGGGGCTCCTGACTTCGGCGGCGTGGATGAACTCGTCGCGCTGTGTCTCCGGCATGGGGTGGACGGCTTCATCGCCACGAACACCGCCTCGGACCGCGCGGGCCTCACAACGGACGCGGCCACGCTCGCTGAGATCGGGCGCGGCGGCCTAAGCGGCGCGCCGCTGCAAGCCCGCTCGACGGCACTCGTGCGCCGCCTCTACCAATGCACCGACGGCGCCGTGCCCATTATCGGCGTCGGCGGCGTGGATTCGAGCGCCGCGGCCTATGAGAAGATCTGCGCCGGGGCCTCGCTGGTGGCGCTCTACACGGGGCTCGTCTACGAGGGCCCGGGCCTCGTGGGGCGCATCAACCGCGACCTGGTCCGCTTCCTCGACCGCGACGGCTTCGGCACGATTGCCGAGGCGGTCGGCGCCAGCGTCTAG
- a CDS encoding T9SS type A sorting domain-containing protein, with product MRPIAYLATFFLLTIYLAPGARAQIAGGLETNDQFGGAVATGDFNNDGVEDLAVGVPEEDGVGAVHVIYGSDGVGLANQRNQYFEGLGAAGAQTGRALASGDFNNDGFDDLAIGSPGDLNADGTSRGGRVRFAFGSASGLAIRSAIFVNQNEARFAFALASGDFNGDGFDDVAVGSPGNGVGSADNSGRVFVYFGQDAESLPIDGSRTFRQGSDGLPGSNEAGDQFGFSLAAGNFDFGNADELVIGVPFEDIGSVQDAGAVMVLTNDGTGTLNGAFFIDQDTPDIPGIVEAGDLFGHALATGSFNGNPNINGLAIGAPGEDIGTVQNSGNVTQINGSNGGLLLSTARAFSLDDFPGGADVNGQFGFALASGDFNGDGRDDLAVGAPGVDFFVGTTDAGVVYTLEGTSGGLGTTVGISLAANFDSLPGTPDANGRFGSALASGDFDGDGRDDIAIGEPGGRVGGQNGAGEVIIADNATYPSSPRQGIRVFQGASLPGSVNTETGTTPDALALSTAYPNPFATQTTLTYTLPTAQEARLVAYDLLGREVAVLADGLQPAGTHKATLDAAGLPSGVYMVRLATEAGARTQRVVVAR from the coding sequence ATGCGTCCTATTGCATATCTCGCGACCTTCTTCCTGCTCACGATCTATCTCGCCCCGGGTGCTCGTGCCCAGATCGCCGGGGGGCTCGAAACGAATGACCAGTTCGGCGGCGCCGTCGCGACGGGCGACTTCAACAACGACGGCGTGGAAGATCTGGCCGTTGGCGTGCCGGAGGAGGACGGCGTCGGCGCCGTGCATGTGATCTACGGTTCCGACGGCGTCGGGCTCGCCAACCAGCGCAACCAATACTTTGAGGGGCTGGGTGCCGCTGGGGCCCAGACGGGTCGAGCGCTTGCTTCGGGCGACTTCAACAACGACGGCTTCGACGACCTAGCGATCGGCTCGCCGGGTGATCTCAACGCGGACGGCACATCCCGAGGAGGGCGTGTCCGGTTTGCATTCGGCTCCGCCAGCGGCCTGGCGATCCGGAGTGCCATCTTCGTAAATCAGAACGAAGCCCGTTTTGCTTTTGCCCTCGCCTCGGGCGACTTCAACGGGGACGGCTTCGATGATGTGGCCGTCGGCTCACCGGGGAATGGGGTTGGCAGTGCCGACAACTCCGGCCGTGTCTTCGTGTACTTTGGTCAGGACGCTGAGTCGCTCCCCATTGACGGCAGCCGGACCTTTCGTCAGGGCTCCGACGGTCTGCCCGGCAGCAACGAGGCTGGTGACCAGTTCGGCTTCTCGCTCGCCGCCGGCAACTTCGACTTCGGGAATGCCGACGAGTTGGTCATCGGGGTTCCCTTTGAGGATATCGGCTCGGTTCAGGATGCAGGGGCTGTCATGGTGCTGACAAATGACGGCACAGGAACGCTCAACGGCGCCTTCTTTATCGACCAGGACACACCGGACATCCCTGGCATAGTCGAGGCAGGCGACCTGTTCGGACACGCGCTGGCGACGGGCAGCTTCAACGGTAACCCGAACATCAATGGCCTCGCCATCGGTGCGCCGGGCGAGGACATCGGGACCGTACAGAACTCTGGGAACGTCACGCAGATCAACGGCAGCAATGGCGGGCTCCTCCTTTCGACGGCCCGGGCCTTCAGCCTCGACGACTTCCCCGGCGGCGCCGATGTCAATGGACAGTTCGGCTTTGCCCTGGCCTCCGGCGACTTCAATGGCGACGGGCGCGACGACCTCGCGGTTGGGGCGCCTGGGGTAGACTTTTTCGTGGGGACGACGGATGCCGGGGTGGTGTACACCCTCGAAGGGACGTCAGGCGGGCTTGGCACTACCGTAGGGATCTCCTTGGCCGCGAACTTCGATAGCCTGCCGGGGACGCCGGACGCCAACGGCCGCTTCGGGAGCGCTCTGGCCTCGGGTGATTTCGACGGGGACGGGCGCGACGACATCGCCATCGGCGAGCCGGGGGGGCGCGTCGGGGGTCAGAACGGTGCTGGCGAAGTGATTATCGCGGACAACGCAACGTATCCATCGAGCCCGCGGCAGGGCATCCGGGTCTTCCAAGGCGCGAGCCTGCCGGGCTCCGTCAACACGGAGACGGGCACCACCCCGGACGCGCTCGCGCTCAGCACGGCCTATCCGAATCCGTTCGCCACGCAGACGACGCTGACGTACACCCTGCCGACGGCGCAGGAGGCCCGGCTAGTCGCCTACGACCTGCTCGGCCGGGAGGTCGCCGTGCTCGCAGACGGCCTGCAGCCCGCTGGCACCCACAAGGCCACGCTCGACGCGGCTGGGCTGCCGAGCGGGGTCTACATGGTGCGCCTCGCCACGGAAGCGGGCGCGCGGACGCAGCGTGTTGTGGTGGCGCGCTAG